The following coding sequences lie in one Osmerus mordax isolate fOsmMor3 chromosome 13, fOsmMor3.pri, whole genome shotgun sequence genomic window:
- the LOC136954947 gene encoding transmembrane protein 138-like: MLQTNNYSLVLLIQLSLLTFDLFVNSFSELLRAAPVVQLVLFIIQDISILFNLIIILLMLFNTYVFQVGLVSLLLERFRALLLLSALYLTFSISLHSWIVNLRWLNSNRYVWTDGLQVLFVLQRTASVLYYYFYKRTTEYLGDPRLYEDSPWLREAFARARQ; encoded by the exons ATGCTACAGACCAACAATTACTCCCTAGTACTGCTGATCCAGCTGAGCCTGCTCACCTTCGACCTGTTTGTCAACTCCTTTAGCGAGCTGCTGAGGGCAGCGCCTGTTGTCCAGCTCGTGCTCTTCAT TATCCAAGACATCTCCATCCTTTTCAACCTAATCATCATTCTATTGATGCTGTTCAACACCTACGTATTCCAGGTCGGGCTTGTGTCCCTTCTTTTGGAACGATTCAGAGCTTTGCTGCTGCTGTCGGCACTCTATCTAACCTTCAGTATCTCATTACACTCCTGGATAGTG AACCTTCGCTGGCTGAATTCAAACCGCTATGTGTGGACTGATGGTCTCCAAGTGCTGTTTGTGCTCCAAAGAACAG CTTCTGTGTTGTACTATTACTTCTACAAGCGCACTACAGAGTACCTGGGAGACCCTCGCCTTTATGAGGACTCGCCCTGGCTGCGAGAGGCCTTTGCCAGGGCCCGCCAGTGA